TAGGGATGTTTTTAGATCAAAAAAAGAGCGAAAAAACACCGTTTTTTGACCCCTATTTTGGGGGTGATTTATAGATGACTGGTAATTTGGATATAAACATAGCAGAAAAAGATATCGATAATAGCTTTTAATACTTTATTTTAAAACCCTGCGATAAAGAATCAATTGACATTTACGTTACGTAATAGGATAAACTGAATATCAAATTTAATAAAGGAGTTTGATGATAAGTGGTTGATAATAATACAGTTATGAAATTTGGTAGGTGTATAGAATGTGGAACCAGAGAAACAAATGGATTTTCATGCTATGAATTATTTGGTTTTCCCATTGTTTGGGAACATAATGATCCTAAACTATATGAACTGCATTTTTGGCTTGTTTCATGTTATATGATACAACATCCTTCAAATTATACAGAAGAAGGATATAAGCATTTAGTTAATCTGTTTATTGATGCTTATGACAATAATTGGGATACACCATATATTCTCAAGAAGAATCGTGAAATAGTAAAATCAGTAGGGAAAATAACAAACCCTATTCCAAACAAGGAAAGAAAGCGTGAGTTAAGATGTTGGTCTATGACAATTGAAGATATATACTTAGGTGGAGAGCAAAATGCAATATCTAATATTAACAAATGGAAAATAGAAGTAAGAAATGATCTAAGGCATTGATATGTTAAAAATAGGTAATTGATGTTCGACAACATTCTCTCCACTTACATTATATTGTGTTTGCATAAATTATATAAGTAAATTTTTCACGCAAAGACAATTTATTGAGAAGGAGGATTAATATAATATGCAAATAAGCGTTATTAAAGAGAATAATATTGAAATTGCGATTGTAAATAGTGAAGATATACTGATAACAGATGTGCAATCAGCACTGGATTTTTTTGCTACAGTAGATTATGAAACAGGATGTAGTCGTATGATTATAAATAAATCATCAATATGTGAAGAGTTTTTTGATCTAAGCACCAAGATAGCAGGAGAGATATTACAAAAATTTATAAATTATCGAAAGAAAATAGCTATCATAGGAGATTTCTCTATATATACAAGCAAGAGTTTGAAAGATTTTATTTATGAATGTAATAAAGGAAAAGATATATTCTTTTTGCCAAATGAAAAACAAGCTATTGAAAAACTAAGTATGGATTAGTTTTTACAATAATGGAATATTATTTCTATATCGATCTAAGTATTAGTTATAATCAAATAGATAAATAGAATTTTTTGATGAGGAGAATGTTTTATGACAAAGGTGGACAAAAGAAAAATTACATTAAGAATAATTTGGTGGATTTATATAATAGCACTATTTCTTCTGGTTGTCATAAAATTTCATGGTTCAACTTCAGGTATTATCAGTCGAATTGAAAACAACAGCTTACCTGGTTCTATCAATTACAATCTGATTCCTTTTCGAAGTATAGGTACGCAACTAGAGAACATATCTGAGGGATGGGCACGA
This DNA window, taken from Alkalibaculum bacchi, encodes the following:
- a CDS encoding DUF5946 family protein — protein: MVDNNTVMKFGRCIECGTRETNGFSCYELFGFPIVWEHNDPKLYELHFWLVSCYMIQHPSNYTEEGYKHLVNLFIDAYDNNWDTPYILKKNREIVKSVGKITNPIPNKERKRELRCWSMTIEDIYLGGEQNAISNINKWKIEVRNDLRH
- a CDS encoding DUF4180 domain-containing protein — its product is MQISVIKENNIEIAIVNSEDILITDVQSALDFFATVDYETGCSRMIINKSSICEEFFDLSTKIAGEILQKFINYRKKIAIIGDFSIYTSKSLKDFIYECNKGKDIFFLPNEKQAIEKLSMD